The Ailuropoda melanoleuca isolate Jingjing chromosome 4, ASM200744v2, whole genome shotgun sequence region CCTTGATTTTCAGTGACTTCTTCAACTCCTTGATAACTGTCTCTCTATCTTCAAGCTTCAAGCCAAGGCCTTCAGCATCGGTGATCTCCGCACGAAGGGCTGCAGCCCTCAGCTCAACTGGAGGAGGCTAGGGGTCAGGtgggagcagaaggcagggatggagagaggaagtCACCAAAGTCCCCCTTCCAGAGAGAGCTGGGTATAGGGAAAGCCTTGCCTTCCAAGCAGGGTGGTGCTCTCCGgattccctcctcctgcctcccagccctcccACAACCAGCAGTAGCTCTGTAAGTCCAGCTCCTCTGGGATCCTCGAGCCCCTCTAAAGAGTTCCCTGCCCACCTTGCTGGGGGGCCGCTCTGCATCATACTCGCCCTCCTGCATGGCTGTGGCCAGTTTGTTCATGGTACTGATGAGAATGTTGCTTGACTGGCGCAGACACTCAtaggggctgctggagggggtCCCGTAGATCTGCAGGAGCAAGGGAAGCAGTGAAAATCCCATACTGGCCACATgactccatcaccaccacctccacccagCCGTCCAGGCCCACCTGCTCGCTTGCTTTGAAAGCCAGCTCCTCCAGGGCAGCTACAGGCAGTCCCTCATTCTCTGCCAGCGGGGCAATGAGCTGGGCAGCAGCAGCTGCCACCTCCTGCAGCACGGCCACCACCCACGTCAAGTGTTTCCTGCAGTCTAGGAGCGTGTCCGACACCTGTGCGACAGTCCAGAGTCAGGAGCCCACCCTGGGTCCCACGCCACAGCTCCCCGCTACCTCAAGACCATTCTTGTTCCCTGACCAGAGGCAGATCGCAGCACTCTAGGCCCCTCCTGGTTCTACtcagcttcctttccttcccccttcgcTGCCCTAAACCTGTGGTCCAAAGGCCAGTGCAGCTGGGATCCCAGGAGCATCTGTCCCTGGCATTCGCCTTCGGATCTTCTTGCAGAACTGGCGGATGTCACTGCATGATGTTTCCAGGTCCCGGAGTAGGAGGGCAATATCTGAAGCCTCCTGGCCACCCTACTCAGGGAACAGGAAATAGATGGGGAACCAACACAGCATCAGGGCtggaggtgaggaggtggggaTTAATGAGGAAGAGGAGGTCAAAGAGATCTGGCTGTGCTCTCACCTGCAAGAAGGCACGCAGCCGTCCCACCTCCACGCTCATGCAGTCCAGGGCACTCTGGGTGAACTGTAAGGAAAGATGCCTGTGGTTGTCAGCCCCCAACAGAGCCCTTCTCCCCCACCGCCATTTCTAAATAGTCCCCACCCTCCACCAACAAAGATGTCGGTTCTCCGCCTTCCCTGATCTGACTGTTCCAGTCTTATGGGACACCCCTTGAGGGTCAGATCTCTTGACCTGATGTCCTCCACTGCTGATCTTTACAGGGGGCTCAACCACTGGCCCGGACACCTCACCTTAATGTGGTCAGCCAGCTGCATGGTACTGTCCTCGGGCTGTTCGGCAAGATGGATACTATACAGATGCTGAGGAGaaatgacagagagacagccttTAGACCTTGGAAGGATAGAGAATTCTTCCCAAACTGCAACTTGAGCACCGGTCATCCTAGGACTCTGGAGGTGTAAGAGAATCTGAGACCCCAAAGCACTGCATCCTCAGGCAAGCTCCTTTAGGAGCAAGCCAAGCCTTAAGCAGCTGGCCTAGGACCCACAACCTCAGCCACACTGGCAACAGCCCCAGCAGGAGAAAccttccctccctgctgtgcCAAGCCGAATTCTCGCCGCCGACCTGGTAGTATTTGATGGCCTTGGTGAGAGGCTCTACGTTGACAGTCTCGTCCAGCTGATCCTTGTGTAACAGCTCAATGAGGAAATCCAAGGAGCGCTCATGGGCACTCATTTCAGGGTAGAGACTGCCGACCTTCTTATACACGTCCACGTTGCACTGAGAGAGGGCGCTAGAGACCAGAGAACGATTCTCTGAGGCCAAGGCCTGCCAGGCAATCTCAGTTCCACCCAGTCTTGGCCCTGTGGTCCCAGACCAGGGGCCAGGGGGTCACTCACTGCTCATAGCGGTGGAGTGTGGCCTGCAACAGACTCAGCGAGTACACCAGCCCAGCAGCAAAGCTCAGCTGCTCCCCTGCAGCTCCTCGGAGCCCGGGCCGCTCCGAACAGTTTTCACTTAGTTCAAACTTCTCCTGGGCCTGCTTCCGGATCAGCTCTGCCTGTGGGAAGAAGCATCGGGGAcctggggctcagagcagaggatgGAGAACACAGACTCGGGAACACAGGACACAAACTAAGCAACTaggtggggcggggcggggggggggggggggaagagacacacatatagacacacagaggaggaaagcagAAATAGCTCTTAGATAGGGAGGGAGGCTCACCTAGGGAACGGATAATGCTGTGATTATTGGCGGTTGTGAGGATTTGGGATGTGGAGAAGAAAGAGTAGTGAACCAGTGGGACCGAGCTCTTTCCTGCCTTAAAGCTACTGCTTCTGCCACCCTTTTACCTGAATTCTATCCTGACGGTTATCCCCCAACTAGCTCCTAATCATCTTCTGGGTCTCAGTTCAAATGTTCTTCCTCCAGTGCCACCCTTCCACCTAATCAGAGCCCCAACGGTGCTGTTTCAGAGAAGCCACCTGCCCGTCACAACCCAGCGTCTGTAATACACATCCACCTGCGACTTGGTTGACTACCTTCCTCCACTACATGATCAACTCTCTGTGAGCAGGGACGCCGACTGCGATCTTCACTCGGCATCCTCCAGGCCTGCTACACAGCAAGCTCAACAGTCTTCCTGTTGAACATGTGATTAGACTGACCGGTCATACCTTGCAAATGAGACGAGGCATGAGCAGCAGCACCAGGACGCAGTCATGGTCCCCACCCGGCCGAAGGAAGCTGTCGGGCATGAAGGCTGTCAGCAGGGACATGTGCCGGTTGGCCTGGGCCACCTCCATCTGCCTCAATTCCATCTCAATTGCCTGTGAGGCGGACAGGTAGGTGGGCTCTCAGCCAGGCTGGAGAGAGAGTTGGAACTAACATGCCTCGTTCCACCAGGTCCCCTACTTTTGGGACAAGCCTGGGCCAAGAGGCTTCCAGACCACCAAGCAAAGcatcccctctcctccagccacaTGAAATCCAGATCAGCCTACAGCCACACCCAGGCTGGATCCCCAACACTCCCCACTCTCTGGCCCAACCGCTGTCCTGACCTTGGCATGAGCCTTAGTCTCAGCAAACTTGATTTTGAAGTCAAAAGTCTCCGGGGGTGGCTGCTGCTGCCTCTCCACAGATGCTTCTTGCTGGTTGGTCAGTTCACGATTCACGTCCTGGGAGGAGAAACAGACGATGAGGCACAGCTGGGTCACGAGGGAGCCCAGGGTGACTACGCGTGGACAGCAGGGGGTACACGGGCACCTGAAGGTGGGCGGTCAGCTGGCGGTACTTCTTTATGGTTTGCTGGTAGTCTGCGACCGTCTCCTGAGCTGCCTCCACACGCTTCTGGGCCTCCCGGACCCGCGCACCCGCCATGTCCAGCTGCTCCCGCAGCTCCAGTTCCGTCTCTCGAGCATTCTCCTGCAGCTCATCGTTCATCTCATTCATCGCTTCCTGGGACGCCACAAGGCAGCAGGGCAAAGGAAAGGCAGAGTCAGGATAGCAGGTCAGGGTGGGGCCACTCACCACACAGCCTGCTCAAAGGTCAGGAGTCATGCCAGTCCCTCTTTTAGCAAGTGCCTTCCAAATACCCTCCATCAGGGTGGGAAGTCAGGGGTCTATCCTCTTACCAAGTCCCCCACGGTCTCTCTCAACTCTCGCACTTTCTCCTCTAGATTCAGGTTCCGGTCTGTTAGCATTTCCACCATCTCCTCAGCACCCAGAGCAGCGTCCACCTGCGTTAcagggagggaacagggagaagggCTTCTAAAAGGTACCTAGAAAGAGGCGACACCAACCTCAGAGGAGAGGGGTCccctgggccagggcctgggctccCCTGACCTGCTCCTTGAGCTCATCGATGGTGCTCTCTGCCTGGTTTAGCTCCTCCTGCAGACGCTCCCGCTGCTGCCTCACAACCTCCAGCTCTTGGTTCTTCTTTTCCATGAGCTTCTGGAGTTTCACATGCTCCTGCTTCTCTGAGGAAGAAAGATCCCGCATCCTGCggggaagcagggaagggagaagggagaaagtgtGTCCAAGTCACTGGCGGTGGCCACTCTAATACATCTAGAGACAGGAGAGTGAGCCTAGGAGCCAAGCAGGGAGGGGACCCTACCTCACTAGGGCGTCCTTCAGGCGGGCGTTCTGCTCCTCGAGCTGCTTGAGCTGGTAACTGGACGCTGCCCCGTCTGAGCCTGGGGAAGACCATGAACACTTTCAGACATGGTTCCAACCCCACCGTGTGGCCCCCAGCAGCTCCTGGCCCCTTACCCTTCTCTTCAATCTCCGCTTTGAGGATCTCTAAGTCAGTGGTGAGCTCATCCACACGTTCCTTCAACGCCTCCACCTCCTGCTGCAGGGACTCAGCCCGCTCTTCAGCCATCTCCTTGTCCAGGGTGGCCATCTCGATGGCATCGGCAGTGTCAGCCATCTCCTCCATGTACCGCTCCTTCGCCTCCAGTGCCTCCTTGGCTTCCTGAGGGGTGGaggttggtgggagtgcaagcaGAGACACGCCTCATGCACCCTTTTGCACAGGCTATTCCAGGCTCTGGCCTAGTGTCCAGTGCACTGGCTTGGGTCCTAAGCAACTCAGCTCCCTTGTTCCCCCCAAGTCCCACCTTCCGCGCCTCCTTGAGGCGTCGCTGCAGGTCCGCCTGCTGCTCCTGCATCTTGCTCTTCCATTCTTGCACCTGCTCCAGCTGGATCTTATGTTTCTCCAGCTCTTTTAGTTTTGCcttgtcttctgcccgtttcaaCCGCAGGGTCTCCAGTTTCTCCTCCAGGTCCCGCACCTgggccctcagcccctcctcctcctgcaaaGGAGAGACCTCTCAGTAGGTGCAtagcctccccctcctccacaccaAGGCTGAGCTGGAGCAAAAGGACAGGAATGTATGCAAACATCATTCCGGCCCCAGGGTCAAAAGCAAAAGTGGCCTATGAGCATGTGAGAAAGGACGGGTGCATAAggggaaaatgtggaagaaaggcagaaaagaaagggtAGCTGAGTGAACGGCAGAACCATACTCTACATCCCCACCCTTCAGAGCCAAATTCTGGGTCTCCCTCAACCCTGGAAAATTTCTAAGATCCTGCCTGGGGTCACAGGCCCCCCTATGTCTTGGTTCTTCTTCACTCCAACCCCAGTCCTTACCTTGGAGGGGGAAGGCAGTGGGGGAGCCGCTCCAGGAGAGGTGAGAGCCGGTGTGGGGATGATGGGTGCTGCCAGCGGAGTCTGAGCTGGGGTGCTGGGCTCACTGCTGCTTAGCTCACCTGCTGATGCTGAGCCAGAGGGGCCCAGGGAGCTACTGGCCCCAGCCACCCCAGTACTGGCTGGGCGGGTGGGCTATtcagagagggcagaggaaggccaGAAAAAGAACATGGGTGGTGAGAAAGACAGAATATGAGAATCCGccaagggaaggagacagaaaaggaaaaaggcagtGAGAGAGTATCAAAGCACAGTGAGAACAGAGAAGCAgagtgaaggggagaggaaaaatGACACAGAGTCAGAGACAGTGACAAaggatgggggaggcaggaggcgggcagaggagagagggaggaagtgatAGAAGACATAAGATTATAATGCTTCTCCCTTGGCACTGACCCCATATTCCTCCCAGCTCTGGCACTACCCCCTTAGAGCAGAATCCCTTACTCCCCAGACCTCCCCTCTGTGACCCAGTTGTGATCATTCTAGCAATTTCTTAATACTCCCAGTTCTGTCGTTGTTCTGGGCTTGTACTCTCCTCCCCCAGGAAGAAAAAGTGCCTCAATGTCATTCCCAGAGCAAAAGAACAAATTGGAGTTTGTTCTCTAACTTTCACGTTCCCAGAGAAGGCTGGGCTAAAAGTGGGGGTATCAAGCTCTGCATCCCACTCTTTGGGAATTGAGCTAATTCTCCCTCCCTTGATCCACTTTAGGGACCTTTCAGGTAAAAGGGCCAAAGTGGAAGTTGTACTCCTAGGCTCCCCCTTGAAACATGGTCAGTACAGCCGACTTTCTGTCATCTCCCTCCCCCAAGACAAAGGGGCTCTAACCATGGGGCTGGGGCAGAGTTCCCTGAAGCCCCAGGCCCTGGAGCAGACAGGCCTGCCCAGTGCTCTCCCTTGCAGTATGGAGACCTGAAGCTCTCCTGATGGGCTGACACTCAGAGATCACATGCTACCCACAGATAACCCCAGGTCCTTATCCCCTGACACTGACACTGCCAAGTTGTTctttgcctttcttccaactTCCGCCCCCAGTCATGCATCAAAAAACTAGTCAAAATGCCCTTCTTCAAGAAAGCTAGCCCTGATTGACCACAACCATTCTTGTTTCTCTTCTGCACTCAGGCTACTGGCTCAGACAACCTCCTAAGAGCCAGAAGTCATTTTCCCAGGAGAGGCTTGTCACCACCCTCAGTCCCCTCACTCCTCTGAAAAAGAAGACCCAGGATGCACTGCGACCACCTTTAACTTGttcacacacatgcccacacacatgcacatgcctGAAATGTGAGTCCATACTCAGTGGCTTGTAcagaggccttttttttttctcaccttggGCCGCCGAGTTGTGGTCTGGACAGGCAACaggagccagaggaggaggagtAGTCAGGAAAGAAAGGATAATGGCAGAAAGACAGACAGCAGAAGGGACAGCAATGAGAGCAGAAGAAGTACCAGGAATGGGGTTACACTTAActgcctccccactcccatccccaccccatcccctttTCCCTCCAGTCAATCACCTTGTTTCTACTCCAGGACCTCAGAATCCTATTCCCCATTTGTTGCTTGCCCCACTTATGCCCAACCCTTGCAGATCTCATGCCTTCAAACACCCTGAAAATCCCAGAAATCCCCATCTCCTAGGCTGAGCCACAGAAGACCAAAGGCAGCAGCTGGTGGAGGTCCCTGGAGACGGTCCTTCTTACACTCCAGCCCAGAGCCAGAGGCCCCGCCCACCCACCACTCCCAAGGACTTTCCCAGGTCAGCCCCTTCCTCCAAGTGCCAGACTCCACAGAAGACCCCCTACAAATAACATATGCGCAGAGTGATGCTAGAAGCCCAGAAGTGAGTGATATAACCCCAGCAGGGGGGCTCAGGCCCCCTA contains the following coding sequences:
- the DCTN1 gene encoding dynactin subunit 1 isoform X2; translation: MAQSKRHMYSRTPSGSRMSAEASARPLRVGSRVEVIGKGHRGTVAYVGATLFATGKWVGVILDEAKGKNDGTVQGRKYFTCDEGHGIFVRQSQIQVFEDGADTTSPETPDSSASKVLKREGTDSTAKTSKLRGLKPKKAPTARKTTTRRPKPTRPASTGVAGASSSLGPSGSASAGELSSSEPSTPAQTPLAAPIIPTPALTSPGAAPPLPSPSKEEEGLRAQVRDLEEKLETLRLKRAEDKAKLKELEKHKIQLEQVQEWKSKMQEQQADLQRRLKEARKEAKEALEAKERYMEEMADTADAIEMATLDKEMAEERAESLQQEVEALKERVDELTTDLEILKAEIEEKGSDGAASSYQLKQLEEQNARLKDALVRMRDLSSSEKQEHVKLQKLMEKKNQELEVVRQQRERLQEELNQAESTIDELKEQVDAALGAEEMVEMLTDRNLNLEEKVRELRETVGDLEAMNEMNDELQENARETELELREQLDMAGARVREAQKRVEAAQETVADYQQTIKKYRQLTAHLQDVNRELTNQQEASVERQQQPPPETFDFKIKFAETKAHAKAIEMELRQMEVAQANRHMSLLTAFMPDSFLRPGGDHDCVLVLLLMPRLICKAELIRKQAQEKFELSENCSERPGLRGAAGEQLSFAAGLVYSLSLLQATLHRYEHALSQCNVDVYKKVGSLYPEMSAHERSLDFLIELLHKDQLDETVNVEPLTKAIKYYQHLYSIHLAEQPEDSTMQLADHIKFTQSALDCMSVEVGRLRAFLQGGQEASDIALLLRDLETSCSDIRQFCKKIRRRMPGTDAPGIPAALAFGPQVSDTLLDCRKHLTWVVAVLQEVAAAAAQLIAPLAENEGLPVAALEELAFKASEQIYGTPSSSPYECLRQSSNILISTMNKLATAMQEGEYDAERPPSKPPPVELRAAALRAEITDAEGLGLKLEDRETVIKELKKSLKIKGEELSEANVRLSLLEKKLDSAAKDADERIEKVQTRLEETQALLRKKEKEFEETMDALQADIDQLEAEKAELKQRLSSQSKRTIEGLRGPPPSGIATLVSGIAGGGAPGQAPGSVPGPGLVKDSPLLLQQISAMRLHISQLQHENSILKGAQMKASLAALPPLHVAKLSPSPHEGPDSELAAGALYRKTSQLLETLNQLSTHTHVVDITRSSPAAKSPSAQLLEQVAQLKSLSDTIEKLKDEVLKETVSQRPGATVPTDFATFPSSAFLRAKEEQQDDTVYMGKVTFSCATGLGQRHRLVLTQEQLHQLHGRLIS
- the DCTN1 gene encoding dynactin subunit 1 isoform X8; the protein is MAQSKRHMYSRTPSGSRMSAEASARPLRVGSRVEVIGKGHRGTVAYVGATLFATGKWVGVILDEAKGKNDGTVQGRKYFTCDEGHGIFVRQSQIQVFEDGADTTSPETPDSSASKVLKREGTDSTAKTSKLPTRPASTGVAGASSSLGPSGSASAGELSSSEPSTPAQTPLAAPIIPTPALTSPGAAPPLPSPSKEEEGLRAQVRDLEEKLETLRLKRAEDKAKLKELEKHKIQLEQVQEWKSKMQEQQADLQRRLKEARKEAKEALEAKERYMEEMADTADAIEMATLDKEMAEERAESLQQEVEALKERVDELTTDLEILKAEIEEKGSDGAASSYQLKQLEEQNARLKDALVRMRDLSSSEKQEHVKLQKLMEKKNQELEVVRQQRERLQEELNQAESTIDELKEQVDAALGAEEMVEMLTDRNLNLEEKVRELRETVGDLEAMNEMNDELQENARETELELREQLDMAGARVREAQKRVEAAQETVADYQQTIKKYRQLTAHLQDVNRELTNQQEASVERQQQPPPETFDFKIKFAETKAHAKAIEMELRQMEVAQANRHMSLLTAFMPDSFLRPGGDHDCVLVLLLMPRLICKAELIRKQAQEKFELSENCSERPGLRGAAGEQLSFAAGLVYSLSLLQATLHRYEHALSQCNVDVYKKVGSLYPEMSAHERSLDFLIELLHKDQLDETVNVEPLTKAIKYYQHLYSIHLAEQPEDSTMQLADHIKFTQSALDCMSVEVGRLRAFLQGGQEASDIALLLRDLETSCSDIRQFCKKIRRRMPGTDAPGIPAALAFGPQVSDTLLDCRKHLTWVVAVLQEVAAAAAQLIAPLAENEGLPVAALEELAFKASEQIYGTPSSSPYECLRQSSNILISTMNKLATAMQEGEYDAERPPSKPPPVELRAAALRAEITDAEGLGLKLEDRETVIKELKKSLKIKGEELSEANVRLSLLEKKLDSAAKDADERIEKVQTRLEETQALLRKKEKEFEETMDALQADIDQLEAEKAELKQRLSSQSKRTIEGLRGPPPSGIATLVSGIAGGGAPGQAPGSVPGPGLVKDSPLLLQQISAMRLHISQLQHENSILKGAQMKASLAALPPLHVAKLSPSPHEGPDSELAAGALYRKTSQLLETLNQLSTHTHVVDITRSSPAAKSPSAQLLEQVAQLKSLSDTIEKLKDEVLKETVSQRPGATVPTDFATFPSSAFLRAKEEQQDDTVYMGKVTFSCATGLGQRHRLVLTQEQLHQLHGRLIS
- the DCTN1 gene encoding dynactin subunit 1 isoform X1 produces the protein MAQSKRHMYSRTPSGSRMSAEASARPLRVGSRVEVIGKGHRGTVAYVGATLFATGKWVGVILDEAKGKNDGTVQGRKYFTCDEGHGIFVRQSQIQVFEDGADTTSPETPDSSASKVLKREGTDSTAKTSKLRGLKPKKAPTARKTTTRRPKPTRPASTGVAGASSSLGPSGSASAGELSSSEPSTPAQTPLAAPIIPTPALTSPGAAPPLPSPSKEEEGLRAQVRDLEEKLETLRLKRAEDKAKLKELEKHKIQLEQVQEWKSKMQEQQADLQRRLKEARKEAKEALEAKERYMEEMADTADAIEMATLDKEMAEERAESLQQEVEALKERVDELTTDLEILKAEIEEKGSDGAASSYQLKQLEEQNARLKDALVRMRDLSSSEKQEHVKLQKLMEKKNQELEVVRQQRERLQEELNQAESTIDELKEQVDAALGAEEMVEMLTDRNLNLEEKVRELRETVGDLEAMNEMNDELQENARETELELREQLDMAGARVREAQKRVEAAQETVADYQQTIKKYRQLTAHLQDVNRELTNQQEASVERQQQPPPETFDFKIKFAETKAHAKAIEMELRQMEVAQANRHMSLLTAFMPDSFLRPGGDHDCVLVLLLMPRLICKAELIRKQAQEKFELSENCSERPGLRGAAGEQLSFAAGLVYSLSLLQATLHRYEHALSQCNVDVYKKVGSLYPEMSAHERSLDFLIELLHKDQLDETVNVEPLTKAIKYYQHLYSIHLAEQPEDSTMQLADHIKFTQSALDCMSVEVGRLRAFLQGGQEASDIALLLRDLETSCSDIRQFCKKIRRRMPGTDAPGIPAALAFGPQVSDTLLDCRKHLTWVVAVLQEVAAAAAQLIAPLAENEGLPVAALEELAFKASEQIYGTPSSSPYECLRQSSNILISTMNKLATAMQEGEYDAERPPSKPPPVELRAAALRAEITDAEGLGLKLEDRETVIKELKKSLKIKGEELSEANVRLSLLEKKLDSAAKDADERIEKVQTRLEETQALLRKKEKEFEETMDALQADIDQLEAEKAELKQRLSSQSKRTIEGLRGPPPSGIATLVSGIAGEEQQRGGAPGQAPGSVPGPGLVKDSPLLLQQISAMRLHISQLQHENSILKGAQMKASLAALPPLHVAKLSPSPHEGPDSELAAGALYRKTSQLLETLNQLSTHTHVVDITRSSPAAKSPSAQLLEQVAQLKSLSDTIEKLKDEVLKETVSQRPGATVPTDFATFPSSAFLRAKEEQQDDTVYMGKVTFSCATGLGQRHRLVLTQEQLHQLHGRLIS